AGGACTTTTGTAGCCAAGTGAATGAGGGCAAgtcagtgcctagtccagtgttgtgcacacagtaagcactctataaataagaCCGGTTGATTGTTCAGACCCCACTGGCCAATGTGCCCTGCCTTGACCCCTGTTCCGGGGACATGACCTGCATCACCTTGATAACAGAAACATTGTCCAGGCAATTTTAGGAGCAGGGAGCAAGATGGCCCCAGGCCTGGGAAAGTAAAAGAAGCCCCGACCTGAGCTTGCTCCCCCGGCCCCTTCTCGTGGCCCTCTCTTGCTCAGATTTTACCGGGCTGGGCCTCCCCTGAaccctgtctgtccatctgtctgtctctttctctctgccgagGCTCCCCTGACCCATCTGACTCTGACCCatatgacagtgcctggcacataaagcggttaacaaataccataattattattggtatctcctctctctctggcctcaTGGGGCTGAGATTCTCCCGACCCCACTCATTCACCCTGGTCTCCTGGGGCCAGGATTCcactcttttccccccttcactcCCGCTCACTCGGGTCTCACAGGACCGCTTCCTCCCACAGACCCGCCGGTCGAGCCGTGAGAAGCCCAAACAAAGCGCCCAAAGCGGGGAGCCACAGGAGAGGTCGTCGCCACTTTCCGAGCCCCCGCTCTAGAAAAGCAGCATCTCCCGGGGGCAGGTCCCGGGTCATGGCCAACAAGGAGAACGAGCTGGCTTGCGCGGGGCCCCTGGCCGACAAGCTGCGCCAAGATGTCCGGGCGCCGGGCCTCGGCCCCAGCGACTCGAGCGTGGCCCAGACCGAGAGCCCCTCGTCCAAGTACAGCAGCTTTTTCTCTGAGGTGAGGCCTCCCCGGGCACCGCGCtcaccactccctcctcccctgggtGGGCAGGGCCCAGGGCATCCGTGTCTGCAGCTCCCAGCTCCACTCCCTCCgttccccaccacacacactccCATGGCCTTAGTCGGTCCCCAGCTGCCCTCCTGAAGCCCACTGGCTGCAGCCGGTTGGCCTGGCAGGGCGGCTTTAAGTAGCCAAAGGCAGAGGGGCCCGAGAGCTCCCGTGGCTCCTAAGCTGCCTTGTGGCACCCTCTCATCGGTGTGTTCGGCCACATTGGTTGGACCGAGGCTGGGGAAGCGGACAGGTTGGTGGCCCTTGGAGCCAAGGCCAGATGGGCCTTACTCTCACACCTCCTCCCCGTGGGGTCCCCGGGAGCCCGACTGACCCAATCAAGGGCAAGTCAGGCCAAAGAGTCCCCCACCGTCTCCCCAGCCGCCCCCCCAGTCACCAGCATCAGCCTGGCCAGGGCAGGAGCCCAaggctcttcctcctgccttttgTCAGCTTGGGTTTCCTCCTACCTGGAGCCATTTGATCCTCGCGGCAGCCCTGAGAGTCCGGGCCGGGCAGGGATcagggtccccattttacagagaccaCGGGCGGTcgcgtgacttgcccgaggttccTCAGCCAGCGTGGGGAAGAGCCGGTACTGGAACCCCGGGGCTCCGGATTCCCATCGCGCCGCGGGCGGAGGTCAGCACTGTCTGGGGGGGTGCCCTCTGTGGGGCTGTGCTTGGCGAATCTACCTGAGGGGCATGGTCTCTCATTCTGGCCAACGTGGGGGTCCCGTCCGGCGTTACAGGTGTCTCAGGACCACGAGACGATGGCCCAAGTCCTCTTCAGCAGAAATCTGCGACTGAATGTAGCTTTAACCTTCTGGAGGAAGAGAAGTATAAGTGAGCTGGTAGCCTACTTGGTGAGGTAAATCGGTTTGCTCGTCTGGCTGGCTGGGTTCCCTGCCCTCCGAGCCGATCTCGGAGAGCCCGAGGGGCAGCCCTCTACCCGGCCCTTGACCAACCGGCCCAGAAGTGCCCTGCCACCTGGAACCCAGCTCCCCGTGATGAATTCTGAGGCCTCGACTCCCCCAGGGAGGCCACCGTCAGCCCATCGGCAGAGCTTCCTGAGCACCTGCTGGGAGCAGAACCCTGCCCTAAGCACACGGGAGAGCCCAGTAGAGTTagaaggcaccttccctgccttctagaccatacgctcgttgtgggcaggaaatatctgaTTGCtgttattttgctctcccaagcgcctagtgtagtgccctgcgcacagtaagcgctcagtaaatccgactgagTGACTTACTGACTGATTTGGGGAGCTTACACTTGGAGGAAACCTCTTGGAGGGCAAGGCAGGGGATTCTTGctgctgctgtactctcccaaacacccgggacagtgctccacactcagtaggtgctcagaaaagtgctccgTCCCCCCGTTAGGTCCGGTGGACCGTGGGTCACTCTCTCTTGATGGGTTCCCCACCTGTGGCACAAGGAGTTCCCCTTCGCCAGGACCCAGGAGAAGCAGTTTCCACCtgtagtggggagggggggtgctCGCCGGGACCGGTGCCGGACCCTGAGCCTGGCTCTTCCTTCCGGCCTGCAGGATAGAGGACCTCGGCGTGGTGGTGGACTGTCTCCCCGTGCTCACCAGCAGGTTGGTCGTGGCCCCCTCCCAgggtggggcggggcaggggaggcCATCCGGCCTGGCGAGGCAGCGGTAACTggatgtctctcccctctctagtttgCAGGAAGAGAAACAAGCCATCTCCCTCGGCTGCTGTGTGGATCTGTTACCTCTAGTGAAATCATTGCTTAAAAGCAAATTCGAAGAGTGAGTCTCCCCGTGGCAGCCCCTGCCCTCTGGGCACGAGAGCCTGGCATTGGCTGGGGTGGGCTTGGTCACCGGCACATGGCTCGTCGTGATTCTGTACCCCGGCCCCCCATTTTGGAACCTGCCGAGCTCAGTGCCCGATGCGCtttctggggcgggggggaggcggaGACTGGTTAAGGGGTCAGTTGACCGGATGGAGCGTCAGCCTACGAATCGTCGGGCAGGGCCTGGCtcggagggggagcagaaggagctcCCGATGGGGCTCGAGAGATCTGGGGACAGCCACGCTCACCCTTCACACAGGGCAGGGGCTCGCCGCACAATGGGTCTGGCTCTCCCGGGCCCGGCTAGTCGGCCGGCCACTCTTCTGGCTGCCGAGAAGCCGCCCAGGCcccgctctccctcttccccgctCGCCGTCGCGGAGTCAGGGAGGAGCCGGTGCTAGCCGGGGGATGCGTTTGGTTGCAGATACGTGGTAGTCGGTCTCAACTGGCTCCAGGCGGTCATAAAGCGCTGGTGGTCCGAGCTGTCCTCCGGGGCCGACGTGGCCAAGGATGGGTGAGTATCCCAGTGGCTGCCCGCTTCTCGTGGTGGCGTCACCCGGCAGCCAGGGTCAGGGAGTTCACCCCCGAGGGCTTTCTCGTTCCCAGAAAGAGGGTTCCCAGACCGAGTCCGCCGAAGCCAGCTGGCCTCCGGGCCCGCTCTGGGATGTGCCGGCTTGTGTGCGGCGGgagagtgggtggggtgggagtacgggtcccccccacctcccgtttctattctcccaccccaccctcctgccCACCCCTATGCTGCGCCCAGGCGGCTCCATGCCGGTCCCGATCCCCGGGCCATCCGGAGCCACCGTGCTTGTCTGCGGGAGCCAGGCTGGAACCGGTATGGTTCTGCTCAGTTCCACTCAGTTCCGACATCTTTCCCCCCGGCGCCGAGACTTTCCATTGGTGGTGACTGGCTGCTCAGAGCCCCTGCTGCACGTGGTCCCGGCCCTCCGGACCCTCCAGGTCAACGCCCCCACCTCACCGCAGCGCCCTCGTTGTCTCTTCTAGAAACGTGCAGATTTTAAAGCAGCAACTGAGTGGATTGTGGGAACAGGAAAGCCACCTCACTCTGGTTCCAGGATACACTGGTAATATAGCTAAGGTAACGCACATCTCCACGCCGCTGCCGTCCCTGGTAGCTCGGCTTAGGTAACGCTCTTGCAGCCGAGACTCCAACGGGGCAGGCAGACTCTACGACGGTCCCAAGCTGCCGTTGCCCTTTGCCCTGCCCGCCTTTCCACCCCCTGGCATCAGCCGATTCTGAACATCTTCCCTGAGAAGGGCCCCGGGGCCGGGCAGACCACAGCGGGCGAACAGAGCCCGCCGCTGGGGAAACGTGTCGTGGGATCGGCGTCTGGGGCCGGGACGCGGGCTGGCACTGGCCCCTGGCACAGTGGCCACCCCCCCCGCCCGGGGGACAGACGCCATGGAAACCCCAAGTGGAATCCCCAGGTGCCTGACCCCATGTGTCTCTCTCCTCCAAGGATGTCGATGCGTATTTATTGCAGCTGCACTGAGGAGGCTCGGAGGCCGGGGGAGCACCCGTCTGTTTCCAATATCCCTAGACCGCCCGGTCTCCAA
Above is a window of Tachyglossus aculeatus isolate mTacAcu1 chromosome 12 unlocalized genomic scaffold, mTacAcu1.pri SUPER_6_unloc_1, whole genome shotgun sequence DNA encoding:
- the KATNBL1 gene encoding KATNB1-like protein 1 isoform X2, coding for MASEPHHDWKRNPLQDHHLLRKRASRFPRKIMKEGKRAPKQLASYTHRPAGRAVRSPNKAPKAGSHRRGRRHFPSPRSRKAASPGGRSRVMANKENELACAGPLADKLRQDVRAPGLGPSDSSVAQTESPSSKYSSFFSEVSQDHETMAQVLFSRNLRLNVALTFWRKRSISELVAYLVRIEDLGVVVDCLPVLTSSLQEEKQAISLGCCVDLLPLVKSLLKSKFEEYVVVGLNWLQAVIKRWWSELSSGADVAKDGNVQILKQQLSGLWEQESHLTLVPGYTGNIAKLH
- the KATNBL1 gene encoding KATNB1-like protein 1 isoform X1; protein product: MASEPHHDWKRNPLQDHHLLRKRASRFPRKIMKEGKRAPKQLASYTHRPAGRAVRSPNKAPKAGSHRRGRRHFPSPRSRKAASPGGRSRVMANKENELACAGPLADKLRQDVRAPGLGPSDSSVAQTESPSSKYSSFFSEVSQDHETMAQVLFSRNLRLNVALTFWRKRSISELVAYLVRIEDLGVVVDCLPVLTSSLQEEKQAISLGCCVDLLPLVKSLLKSKFEEYVVVGLNWLQAVIKRWWSELSSGADVAKDGNVQILKQQLSGLWEQESHLTLVPGYTGNIAKDVDAYLLQLH